TACTTATTTTATTCCCGCCTATCCCTTTTTAGTTTTATTCCTGGCCTCCGTATATTGGTGGTTTTTGGAAATTTCGCAAAAAAAGTATGTATTATTTTTACGGGGCACGTTCATTTTTCTTGCCATAATTGCCTTCGGCTTAAGTTTTAGAGAAGCATTTTTGGAAAGCAAACTCTATGTCTCACGGCAAGTTTCAGACGCTAAACCGGTCGGCGTTTATCTGGCAGATGCGCCCGAGAATATTCCGGTTTTTAGTTATGAATACGCGTATGACAAAACCGTCAGATTTTATTCCGGCAAAGATATTATCAGAATAAAAGAGGACAACGGACAAACACTTGAGACGCCGTTTTATTTAATTATCCCGACGGCTTTGCTGCGAGAAAACGAATGGTTAAACCGATTCCCAAAACTTCACAGCGGAAAATATTTAACTCTGGTCCTCGTTCAGTCGTAACTTTTGTTATTTTAGACGAAAATCAGAAATTATCTAAAAACTTGACATAAAATATAAAAAATGATATCATCTTCAACGGATACAAAAAGGTTCCGAAACTGCTCATAAAGAAGTAAACAATAGGGAGGAGTAAAGCCGTGGACGAACTTGAATTTATAGATGTGCGCGAGTTGCGGATATGCGTAAATACGGTACTCAACACGTTTTATACACATAGTCTCCTGCTTCACGCCGCCAAACATCAGCCGACAACCCGAATGGAAAAAGCGGTTGAATATTATACTGCCGACCTTGACAACTTTTTTAACCAAACAATAAAGGAACACGCGCAAGTAATTTTGTCTTACCTTCTTACAATTTGCGGCGGCGAAATGAGGCATCTGCCCAAGTACAACCAAAAAAGTTTACTTAAAAAACTTGCCAATAAGGTCGGAATTTGCGTCTCTCCCGAACAAATCGTCATAAAACGCCTTAGAGATAAAATTGAATTTGGCGGCAATAGAGATGAGTGTTATACGTCTATAATCCGATACCTGCAATGCTCCGCGAAAGCCGATGTGCAGGAATTTGCGCGGTTGCTTGTGGTGGGATTCAACGAAGTGAAGTGGGTAAAGGAAAGTATGGGCGGAAAACGGTGGGGACAAATCGCGGAAATCGCGCACAAATACTATTCTGGGCAAATTGAAACCGTTCAATTCCTGGATACAGTTTTTACCCTGCGGCATAACGCCGGAAGACTATTTGATAAAATGATGGCTTTCGCAAGATGGACGGGCGAGGACGCCATTAGCGAACAACTCAAGGCGCAGGCCGAAGCAAAAAACATCACGGAACTAGTCGCGAGACTTTCTGTCATTCATGACGGCTTTGAACCCGGATGTGTAACGCTTCTAGAGAGGGGCAAAACATTTGGCTGGTGGAAAGATGACCTGGCGAGTCTCTGTCAGCCGAAGCCAGCCATACAAAAAGGCGGCAAAAATGATTAACAACAAGAAACCGCGCTGTTTCCACCCCGGCCGAACAGTGGCCGTTGGGCCATATTCCGTTATTGCCGGAGCAAGGTATGACATGGCCGGCACTGATCTTAGCGACGTAGACATTCTGGTTTCTTTGACCGAAACTGTGCCGGCACGTCTTTGGCGGATGGGATATAAAAATCCTATTGTCTGGTCGTTCCCTATCAAAGATTATTACGGACCGGATGGGCCTTGGCTCGCGCTTTTAGAAAAAATTACCGATGAACTTAAAATCGGGAAAAAAATATTTATCTTTTGCGACGGCGGTCATGGCAGAACCGGATTACTGCTTGCTTCACTTATCGCAAAAGTTGAGAGCCCGGATGACCCGATAGCCGTTACGCGCTCAAGATATTGCGTAAAGGCGGTTGAAACAATACAGCAGGCAAAAACAATTTTTGGTTTGCTTGGGGTGGAAGTCCCTAAGGCATATCAGAAAACTCTTATGGACGCCAATAAAATATACGAAATCCTGCTTAGAAAATTCATCAAAAAAAATTGATGTGAGCTCCACGCCTTTTTGGGTGGAGCTTTTTAATTTATCAAATCGCTAAAAAATCAAAGAATCGTTTTGGCAAAATCCCAAAATTCGGGATGGTTTTGCTTGGTTTTAAGCCACCACCACCATTTCGCAGCTCGCTCACCTCAAGGGATTCGCTCGTGCTCTCCAGAAACCTCTCGGTTTCTGGCGCCCCGCCCTTTTGGCATACCAAAAGGGCGGGGCTGTTTTCCTACACGGGGAAAACTACAGTTTTCCCCGACCCCCTTTCGTAATGGTGGTTCTGGCTTTAAATATTATTTCGCGATAAAAGTTTCTCAGCATATTCCCAAAACTCCGGCGTATTGTGTTTAATTTTAAGCCAAAACCACCATTCCGCGCCCCATAAATAATATTCGTCAAAACCGCTGGCCTTGGCGTAATCAATCGTGTTTTTAAAAAAATCCAAATCAAAATATTTCAATTGCTCGTCAAGCGCTGTTTCGTAAAGTTGTTCGGGAAGCCACGGCTCGGCCGCAAGCTCTGAGACAATAAATTTTTTCTCATGCTCTCCGGTAAGCCGTCTTATTATTTTTTCTTTAAGTCCGAAAAACTCCGGCGGCAGATGATATTCAATAAAGCCGAGCGTATCATTATAAATCCTGCGATACATTGTCGTTCCGAAAATATCTCCGCGTTTAACCGCCCCAAACCACAATCCCAATTCGCCGCTATCCGTAATTAAGACCGGGTGATTGGAATCCAGGGATTTGACCAGCGTTATTTCTTCATCCAGAAATTCTTTATCCAGCGGCGGACATTCGCCGAATTTTAAAAACGGCTCGTTTTCTACCTGCCAATATAAAAGCGCCGGATGATTTTTATAGCGATTTACGACGGCTTCGATATATTTAAGCAAGCTTTGAGCTTTTAGCTTTGAGCTTTTAGCTCGAGCCCATTCGGGCTCATGACATTCGGGCCAGCGCGGCAGTTTCCGGCCAACAGCCAAAATAACCCGCGCGCCGGAGAACGCGGCTTCATCCATTTGATAATCCAAATTTTGAAAATCAAACTTGTCTTCCTCCCGTTCAATCATGTCCCAATAAGCGATGAGACGGATGCGCTTCGGCTTTAATTCTTTTATAATCGCGTCATAATTTTCGCGCCAATAAGCCCCCTCACCTACTTTGCCATCTTTTGAATTTGCGCTTTGCGCCACGGCAAAGTAGGTGTGGGGGTCAGACCCGAGCTTTTCGGAAAATTTTTGCGAGAATGTAACGCCCCAGACAACTTCCCTTTGCGGGTCGGGCGCCCATCCGGCGCTCGCCCATGCGTCTGACTTGTAATATTCGCCGACGGCAAGCCACAAAATGCCCAGGGTTATTACGACAAGAGCCGCTATTTTTCCGACAAGCGCCCACCCTCTAAAACGCTCGCGCAAAATCAGCCATCCGCCGAGAAAAATAAAAACATATTTAAGATTGTAAGTTGAATCCACAAGCGGCGGAAGTCCAAGCAAAAGGGCATAGTATATCAAAACGGAGCCGCCTCCGGCATAGCTCCGATTCAGAAAATATGCCCACTTGCTTTTGAATTCGTCTTTACCTTTGGGTCTTAAGATTTTCCCGCGCAGCGCCGGAAGTAAAAGAAAGGCAAGAACCGTAAAAAGTCCCGCAAGTTTAATCCAGATGAAACCCGTAGCAAAATTGGTCATTTCAAACACGCTTTTGGTAAGCGTGTTTGAAAGTCCGAAAGAAAAAGCGGAGGCAAGCGCGAAAAGGCCGATTTTTAGGCGAAAAGGCGCGGATTCAACAAAAAATAAAATAAGTCCGCCGAAAATTAAAATAGAAAATCCGACAAACTGATGACTGCTTAATTCAATTCCTAAAATGAGCGAGCTGAAAATGTAAGTGAAAACCGGTGAAATCGCGCCTATTAAAATTACGGAGTTTGACGCTTCACCGTAAAAAAGAGCGTAAAAATAAAAAAGCATTGCCAAAATGAAAAAGATGCCGGCCAAAAAAGCAAGGCCGGCCTCAGACAAATTCAAAATTCTAAAACCAAACGGCAAAAAAACCAGTGAAAAAACTCCCAAAATCCCAAGCCAAAAAGTATAGCCGATGGGATTCGGATATGATTTTTTCAAAAGCAGTTTGTCTATTACGGCCGATGACCCGTTCACAAACTGTGCTGCAATAGCAACCAAAAGCCACATGGATTGATTATATCCCAAACACGCCTTATTTTAAGCCTCATTACCAATGCCTTGACATTGACTCTAAAATTACTATAATAGAGCATAGAAAACCGAATTTAATAAGGAGAGAAGAAGTGGATGAAGTGTTTCGTTCAAGATTTTCTGTTTTGGATATTAACATTGAGAGCATGAGCCAGGAACTAAAAGATGAGGGCTTCGTTAGCAACATATTAGAACACGCTAGAGGGGTCTATCTTGGGTTTTTGGGGAGCACAGACAGATTTGAAGAAGAACACGACGTCGGACTTTTAAGAATCTCAAATGGATATACTATGTGTTTTGGCAATGACGAAGCGGATTTGTGGCTGTGGATAATTTTCTATGAACACCACAACGACCCGCTCATAGAGCTCGCCGCGAGAGCACACGAAGAAACTCATGCATTGCATGGAATGGGTAAAATAAGTTTATTACAAGAAAAACTCGCCGACACAGGAGTAAATATCAGCTTTGACGAGTTAAAAGACTTTTGGGGCTGTACTCCGCCACAAAGAGAGCTCATTGCAATTATCGGTTCGTTGTTTGTCTTACAGGAAAATGGATATGATGTGGACGAAGCAATTCGCAGACTAAAATCTACTAATCCGTTTTATCCCTTTGAACAGGCCCTGCTTCTTTACAAGGCCGGGACTAAAAACCACATTGCTCTAGTCACAATACAGTGAGTATTTCCGGCAAGCGCCTTAACAATTTCTTCTCCCGAAATTATAGGCAGACGCGCCATGAACTAAAGGGTGATTGTGTGCAAGCTTAGTTCTTTGGGACGATAGGACTCAAGAACTTCCCTGCTTTTTCTTTCTTCAAGTATTAAAGCAATAACCTTGCGTATATTTTTCAGGGCTTCGTCTAAATTTTTGCCCTGAGTGTAACACCCCTCAAAAATAGGACATTCAACGACATAAAATCCATCTTCGTCTTTTTCAACTGCTATAATAGAGAAAAGGTACGAAGAAGAATAGAAAGATCGCGAGGCGCGAGCACACCAAGTGTGCCGCGCCTCTTTTTTATTTATTTTTATTTTCTTCACGCAAAGGCGTCGCCTTTGCAAGTACTATTGACAAATGGCATAATCTTGTGCTATAATGGAGGATGTAAAATAGCGCTCTTTAAGAATATAAAAATTGAGTTCGGCGCGGGGTTTTGGGCGTACTTTTTGCGCCTAAAATCCTGCGAAACCGAATTCAAACCCAGCAGGCATAAGGAGAAGCCGGATGCCGAATTGTTTAGAGGTGGTATATGAAGAAGGCGGCAACCAAGCAGTCCCGTCGTATTCCAGAAAAAGTCCGCGATTTAGAGAACGCCTGGAAAACGAGGTTGGAAGAATATACGACCCCGGAAACGGGTGGGTATATTACTATCAGCTCGCAAAACTCCTGCTCGTTCTAGGCGACAGCAGGGAAACAGAAATTGATGTTGCGCCGTTCTTTCGTGAAAATTGGGGCAAAATAACAAAAAATAGGGTTGCGGCAATAGAAGAATCCATGCCCAAAAAAGTAACCCTTGACAAAAACCGTCGGCTCAAAGATGAAACTCTGAACGAGTGGCTTTTGCGGGCAAAGAAGTTCGACTCTCCTGCCGCGAGAAAGGAAAGGAAAAGAAAACAGAAGGAAGAAGACGAAAAAAAAGAAAAACGCATACGAGAACGAGAAGCTTCCGATCTCGGGCTTCCGAAAACCGCGAGCTGGGAGGAAATCCACCAGGCCGAAGAAGTGAAATACCAAGAAGAACTGCGGAAAAAACAAAATGAGCTTGAGGAGCGCCGTAAAAACGCTCTGAAGCTCTCGTTCCAGCTAGGCCAAAACCCGAAAGACGGCCTTGACGAGTGGAAAACTCGTCACCGAGGCGCCTTATACGTGCTTCGGCGAGAAGACGACTACAGTCCCACCGAGGGCGAGGTACCGGTTGAGAAAATCCGCGACCTCGTGTCAGATCGAATACTGCTCGTGAAACGAATCTAACCCGCGAGCAAGCAACGCCGAGGGGCGCGAGCACACCAAGTGTGCCGCGCCTCTTTTTTATTTATTTTTATTTTCTTCACGCAAAGGCGTCGCCTTTGCAAGTGCTATCCTCCCTAAATCCCACGATCGTTGAAATCAGAGAGGATGAAAAACTTTGCTAAATTACAAAATAGTTTTTATCCTGAAATTCTGAAAAAATCACCCATAATCTAATACAAGCGACCGCTTGTATTAGATTATTACTTAAAAAGCAGGGCGGCGCCTAGAGAGGCGGCGTGGTTGCCGAGGCGGGATTTTAATATTTTGGCTTTAATGCCGTTTTTTGTGAGTTCCTTTTTTAATTTTGAGATGAAATTTTTCCTTTTCATTATCACTCCCCCGCCTATAATTATTGCCCGCGGTTTATATGGCTTGATGAGTTTTGCC
The genomic region above belongs to Candidatus Niyogibacteria bacterium and contains:
- a CDS encoding EamA family transporter; translation: MWLLVAIAAQFVNGSSAVIDKLLLKKSYPNPIGYTFWLGILGVFSLVFLPFGFRILNLSEAGLAFLAGIFFILAMLFYFYALFYGEASNSVILIGAISPVFTYIFSSLILGIELSSHQFVGFSILIFGGLILFFVESAPFRLKIGLFALASAFSFGLSNTLTKSVFEMTNFATGFIWIKLAGLFTVLAFLLLPALRGKILRPKGKDEFKSKWAYFLNRSYAGGGSVLIYYALLLGLPPLVDSTYNLKYVFIFLGGWLILRERFRGWALVGKIAALVVITLGILWLAVGEYYKSDAWASAGWAPDPQREVVWGVTFSQKFSEKLGSDPHTYFAVAQSANSKDGKVGEGAYWRENYDAIIKELKPKRIRLIAYWDMIEREEDKFDFQNLDYQMDEAAFSGARVILAVGRKLPRWPECHEPEWARAKSSKLKAQSLLKYIEAVVNRYKNHPALLYWQVENEPFLKFGECPPLDKEFLDEEITLVKSLDSNHPVLITDSGELGLWFGAVKRGDIFGTTMYRRIYNDTLGFIEYHLPPEFFGLKEKIIRRLTGEHEKKFIVSELAAEPWLPEQLYETALDEQLKYFDLDFFKNTIDYAKASGFDEYYLWGAEWWFWLKIKHNTPEFWEYAEKLLSRNNI
- a CDS encoding type II toxin-antitoxin system HicB family antitoxin, translated to MIAVEKDEDGFYVVECPIFEGCYTQGKNLDEALKNIRKVIALILEERKSREVLESYRPKELSLHTITL